The Engystomops pustulosus chromosome 1, aEngPut4.maternal, whole genome shotgun sequence genome has a window encoding:
- the LOC140076456 gene encoding caspase-3-like: MAETASTGNSSLEAASDECKYNLDYPEKGLCLIINMENFSSALRLEQRKGTSEDEKSIADVFKKIGFRVQIEKDKTCTKIMSILGKVAEDNHSNIGCFVCFIMSHGEKGIFYGFDDFIKEEDLFALFEGENSPHLIGKPKIFFLQKCNGKKIDLGVTLHGATEANAKVNMIPTEADFLYHYATTSGYVSWRNKKGSWFVQSLCKVLEQYWDKKELLHILTLVNRKVAIEFKSQPDAFKQLPCFVSTLTNLLYFY, encoded by the exons TGATGAATGTAAATATAACCTGGATTATCCAGAAAAAGGCCTCTGTCTGATCATAAACATGGAGAATTTTTCTAGTG CCTTGAGACTAGAACAAAGAAAAGGCACATCTGAGGATGAAAAATCTATTGCTGATGTCTTTAAAAAAATCGGATTTCGGGTACAAATTGAGAAAGATAAAACATGTACAAAAATAATGAGTATCTTGGGAAAAG TTGCAGAGGATAATCACAGCAATATCGggtgttttgtgtgttttataatgAGTCATGGAGAAAAAGGAATATTTTATGGATTTGATGACTTTATCAAAGAAGAAGACCTGTTCGCTTTATTTGAAGGAGAAAACAGCCCACATCTTATTGGGAAACCAAAGATTTTCTTTCTACAG aaaTGCAATGGGAAAAAAATAGACTTGGGCGTGACTCTACATGGAGCAACAGAGGCAAATGCAAAAGTAAATATGATCCCTACTGAGGCGGATTTTCTCTACCATTATGCAACAACTTCAG GTTACGTTTCCTGGCGCAATAAGAAGGGCTCCTGGTTTGTGCAGTCGCTTTGTAAAGTGCTTGAGCAGTACTGGGATAAGAAGGAATTGCTGCATATTTTGACATTGGTGAACCGTAAAGTCGCAATTGAGTTCAAATCCCAGCCAGACGCATTTAAACAATTGCCCTGTTTTGTCAGCACACTTACCaatcttttatacttttattaa